GGCGATGCTGGGGAACTCCGTCACCACCGACCACATCTCCCCCGCCGGCGCGATCCGCAAGGACTCCCCCGCCGGCCAGTATCTCCTCGACCATGGCGTGAAGGTCCGCGACTTCAACTCCTACGGCTCCCGGCGTGGGAACCACGAGGTGATGATCCGCGGCACCTTCGCCAACATCCGCCTGCGCAACCAGCTGGTCCCCGGCACCGAGGGCGGGTTCACCCGCCACCTGCCGGGTGGGGCGCAGATGAGCATCTTCGACGCCGCCAACGCGTATGCGGCCGATGGCGTGCCCCTGATCGTGCTCGCCGGCGCCGAGTACGGTTCCGGGTCCTCCCGCGACTGGGCTGCCAAAGGCACCGCGCTGCTGGGCGTCCGGGCCGTGCTCGCCGAGTCCTTCGAGCGGATCCACCGGTCCAACCTCATCGGCATGGGCGTCCTGCCGCTGCAGTACCGGCCCGGGGACTCCGCCCAGAGTTTCGCCCTGACCGGGGAGGAGACGCTCACCATCACCGGGCTCGCCGGCGCCGACGCCGTGCCCAGCGAGGTCACGGTCCGGGTCGAGAACGACGGCGCACAGCGCGAGCTCACGGCGCTCGTGCGCATCGACACTCCCGCCGAAGGGGAGTACTTCCGCCACGGCGGCATCCTGCGATACGTCCTGCGCCAGCTCCTGACGAGCGAACGGGGGGAGGCCAGCTGACGACATCACCACGCGAGCCCACCCGCCGAGATCAGGTGGCTGTCCGCCCCACCTGGACGCGACGCAGACGGGGCGCGGACGAGCAGAGATTCACAGCGAGACCACAACGGAATCAGGAGGCCAAGCGATGAGCACGTCAGCAAGGCGCGTGGACCCGGCGGGAAGAGGACATCCCGCCCGTGGACGTTTCGACCAGGGGCAGGCCAACGACACGGAGCTCGGTGCCGAGACGAAGAAGCCCCGCGGGCGGTACGACGACGGCGAACCAACCGGCATCCGCCCACAGCGCAGAACGCGGCGCAGCCGCCACGAGGGGCGTGGCCGTTACGACGAAGGTCAGGCCGAACGCGAGAGCCTCGTGGCCGCGATGAAGAAGGCCGACGGACGCTACGACGACGGCGACCTGACGGCAGCCGCCGTCGAACACTGAGAGGGAAGGAGCAGGACGGTGGCGCTTCCCAGAACGAGGCTGCTCGACAGGAAGGTCGTCGCCGAGGGCACCATGGCGTTCTACTTCGAGAAGCCGCCAGGTTTCGAGTACACAGCTGGTCAGTTCGCCGACTACACGCTGCTCGACCCCGCCGAGACCGACGCCGAGGGCGACACCAGGGGGTTCTCGCTGACCAGCGCCCCGTACGAGCCGCGACTGATGGCCACCACCCGTCTCCGCGACACCGCGTTCAAGCGCGTCCTGAGGGACCTGCCCATCGGCGCCGAGCTCGCACTCGACGCGCCGTACGGCTCCTTCACGCTCCACCACAACGTGGCCAGGCCCGCGGTCTTCCTCACCGGCGGGATCGGTATCACCCCGGTACGCAGCATCGGGCTCCAGGCTGCCCATGACCGCACCGCCCACAAGATCATCGTGCTCTACTCCAACAAACGGCCCGAAGATGCCGCGTTCCTCGACGAGCTCCGCGGACTCGACGAGACACACGGGAACTTCACCCTCGCCGCCACCATGACCCAGCCGGAGACCTCACGGCTCGGCTGGGACGGCGAGACGGGCCACGTGGACACCCCCATGCTCTCGCGGTACATCGACGACCTCACCGCCCCCGTCTACTACCTGAGCGGCCCCGCGACCATGGTCAGCGCGATGCGCGGGGTGCTCACCGCCGCGGGCGTCGACGCGGACGACATACGGACCGAGGAGTTCACCGGCTACTGACACTCCCCGTGCCCGTCCCTCCACCTCCCTCGGCCTGCCAGGCCGCCACGTCGTCCATAGCTGTTGACAACCAGTGGCGGTGGGAGGAGTGTAAAAGCAAGGTTCATCACTTTTAGAAGGAGAGATTGCGATGACTGCCAACGCCGCCAGGACCCCGGTCTCCCAGGGAACAGGCAATGTCTTGCTCCGGGCCCGAACGGACCCTGCTTACGGAGCGTTCGCCCTGCTGCGCATCGGCTTCACGGTCCTGCCGATCGTCTTTGGCGTGGACAAGTTCACCAACGTGCTGACGAACTGGGAGGCCTACCTCGCCCCGTGGATCGTCGACCTGCTGCCATTCAGCGCGGGGACCGCCATGCTCGTCGTCGGGGCGGTAGAGATTCTCGCCGGGGTCCTGGTGGCGCTCAGGCCGCGCTACGGGGCGTACGTGGTCGCACTGTGGCTCGCCGGCATAATTCTCAACCTCGTGACGTCCGGTGACTTCTACGACGTCGCCCTGCGCGACTTCGGGCTCCTGCTCGCCGCGCTCACCCTGGGCCGGCTCGCCAGCGTCTACGACCCTGCCCGCCGGACCCCCGCCGTCGGCACCCGCTGAGGCAAAGACCACGAACCGGATCACCGTCGGACCGGCGTCGTCCTGCAGCGACGGCGCCGGTCGGCGGCGGTGGCCGCCCGGGCCCGCGAACGTCCCCCGGGCGACGGCGGTGCCGCCGGAAGTCACCCGACGGGGAGGAACGAAGGGAGATCGCGTTGGAGCAGGCCACGGTGGCGTCGGCGGTCATCTCGGTCGCCGACCTCGACCGATCGGTAGATTTCTACCGCGACGTCTTCGAGTGCAAGGTCAGCCTGCGTGAGGGAGAAGCCGCACTGATGCTGGCCCCCGGAGGCTTCCAGCTCTATCTGATCGAGAAGGGCAGTCGAGCGCAGCATCCCTCCGGCGGCATCGGTGTCCAGTACCTGATGTGGGCGATCGCCAGCCCCGCGGGGCTGGCGAGGTTGGAGCAGTCGCTGCACGCTCGCGACCGCCACACACATGCGCACACCAGCGGCGGGGTGCGGTTCGTCGAGAGTCAGGACCCGGACGGGATCCGTCTCGTCATCGCCCAGCCGAGCCCGGACGAACGTCCGCGCTCGATGCTCGACCTTCTCCTCTACGTCTGATGGCCGGGTCCCGTCCACCGTCTCGGACCACGCCTTCGAGCCCGCGTCCTGGCAACGGACCATGACGCTGGGCAGCGCGATCGGTCGGACATCGCGTCGTGCGGGCTTCGCCCCGCTGCGGTCCTACGCGGTGATCGGGGACGGTCGCACGGTCGCCCTCATCGCCGACGACGGCGCGATCGACTGGCTCTCGTGGCCGGATCTGGACTCGCCGAGCGTCTTCGCCGCACTGCTCGACCCCGAGGGGGGCAGCTTCACGCTGGCACCGACGGTGCCGTTTCGCACGACGCGGCGATACCTGCCCGGCACCAACGTGCTCGAGACGACGTTCATCACCGAGGTCGGGGTCGCACGTGTCGTCGACGCGATGACGCTCCGCGGCAACGGATTAGGTCCCTCACGAGAGCTGCAGCGCCGCATACAGGGCGACGACGGCCGCGTGCCGATGGCCTGGCAGGTCCGGCCGCGGTTCGACTACGGCCGGCGCCCCACCCACATCGCACGGCGCGCCGGTGTAGCGGTGGCCAGCTCGGGGAGCGACGCGCTGGCCGTCCTGGTGTCCCCCCTGACCAGCACCCACATCGACGCGTCGACCATCCGCGGCACCTTCGACGCCACTCCGGACACGCCGGTGCTGATCGCCCTGTCCGGCGCGCATCAAGAACCGCTGGTCTTTCCCACCCGCCGCGAGCTGGACGAGCGGTTCGCCCACACCGTCACCAGCTGGCGCGAATGGACGGCCACGCTGACCCTCCCGGGATCCTGGCGAGACGCGGTGGCGCGGAGCGCACTTGCACTGAAGCTGCTGGTGTTCGCCCCATCCGGTGCGGTGGCCGCGGCCGCGACCACCTCCCTGCCGGAGGAGCTCGGCGGCGAGCGCAACTGGGACTACCGGTTCTCGTGGGTGCGGGACTCGGCGTTCACCCTGAGCGCGCTGCTGCGCCTCGGGTGCGCGCCGGAGGCGCAGGCGTACCTGTGGTGGCTGCTGCAGGCGACGCAGCTGACCCACCCCCGGCTGCAGCCGCTGTACAGGCTCGACGGTGGTCCGACCGCCACCGAGAGCGTGCTGCGGATGGCCGGTTACCGGGACTCGGGGCCGGTGCGGGTCGGCAACGCCGCCGCCCGCCAGCACCAGCTGGACTCCTACGGGGAGCTGCTGCAGACCGTCTGGCTCTACACCGAAAGCGGTGGGCGGCTCGACTCGGAGATCGGACGGCGGATGGCCGAGATCGCCGACCTGCTCTGTCGCTCGTGGCACGAACGCGACGCGGGGATCTGGGAGGTCCGCAGCGCGCCCGCACACTTCACGCACTCCAAGATGATGTGCTGGGTCGCCCTGGACTGCGCGGGCCGCCTGGCGGATCGTGGCCTCATCCCGGACAAACATCGCGCCCGGTGGCGCGCCGAGGCCGAGACGTGCAGGGACTTCATCGAGCAGCGCTGCTACTCCGAAGTGCACCGGAGCTACACCAGGCACGCCGATGGTGAGGAGCTCGATGCCAGCGTGCTGCTGGGGCTGCTCTCAGGTTACGGCGAGGCCGGCTCCGCACGCTGGCACACCACCGTCGACGCGCTCCGCCGTCACCTCGGCCACGGCCCCTACCTATACAGGTACACCGGCGAGGACGGCCTGACAGGGAGCGAAGGTGCGTTCGTCAGCTGCTCGTTCTGGCTCGTCGAGGCTCTCGCCCGCACCGGGCGGGCAGCCGACGCCACGACACTGATGGACGAGCTCATCACGTTGTCCAACGACGTCGGGATCTACGCCGAGGAGATCGACCCGGAGACGGGTGCCTTTCTCGGCAACCTTCCGCAAGGCCTGAGCCACCTGGCCCTCATCAGCGCCGCCACCGCGATCGCCGAGGAACGAGCGAGATGAGCGTCTGGGCTGCCCTGGCCGGCGGCTTCGTCGGAACCGCCGTCCTCACCACCGTGCTGCGCGCCGCCAGCGAGGCACATCTGACCCGGATGGACCTGCCGTTCCTGCTGGGCACGGTCGTCACCGCTCACCGGACGCGGGCGAAGGCACTCGGGTACGCCGCCCATTTCGTCTTCGGCCTCATCTTCTCGCTGGGCTACTACGCCATCTTCTCCGCGCTCGGCCGTCATGACTGGTGGCTAGGAGCGCTTCTCGGGCTCGGGCACGGCATTGCGGCCACCACGATCCTCATCAACGTGCTGCTGCCCCTGGTACATCCACGGATGGGCTCCCCGCTCAGCGATGCCACCACCGTGGCCCTGTTGGAGCTGCCGGGATTCCTCGCGCGCAACTACGGCCCGCAGACTCCCACGGTCACACTCCTCGCCCACGTGCTCTACGGCACGGTCATCGCAAGCTTCCTGACGCTGGCGCGCTGAGGTCGCCGACCCCGGGACGGCCACCGGCACAGCCGGCGGCGACGGCATCCGCCAGGTGGACTCCGCTGTGGCGGTCGAACACGCTCCTCGTCGGGCTACGGGTCCGTCGCGAGCGGTCGCTCCACGACGCCTGACGCGTTCGCACAGCTGTCGGTGCACGCCCCGATCGGTGCCGGTTCGCCACGGGTGGCGCCCGGACTCGCGCCCTGCTGCGGCGCGCGACGACTGACTTGGCCCTCGACCCTGGCGTGCCGGCAGTGCCGGGCGTACCGTCGAAAGCACTACGGGTCACTGGTCAACGACGAAGTGGGCGAACAGCGATGAGCATGATGACGGACATGATGAAGGCCATGCCGATGCCCTCGATGACGGGCATGAACATGGATATGACGATGATGCAGGGCTGCATGGAGGCGTGCTCGGCGGCGGCGATGGCGGCGACGATGTGTGCCGACGCCGACAGCGGCGAGAACATGGGCCGTTGTGCGTCCATGTGTATGAACACCGCCGACGTCGCCACGGCGACGATGCGCATGATGATGCGCACGGGCGGCTACGACATGAAGGTCATGTCGTCGATGATGACGGCGTGCATGGTCATGGGCGAGGCGTGCGCGGCGGAGTGTGGGAGCCACGCCGAGATGTCCGAGCACTGCCGGATCTGTGCCTCGGCGTGCCGAGCCATGGTCGAGGCGTGCTCGAAGATGATGTCCGGGATGAAGGGCTAGCGCGCCTCGTCGACCCCGAT
This window of the Georgenia yuyongxinii genome carries:
- a CDS encoding ferredoxin--NADP reductase, producing MALPRTRLLDRKVVAEGTMAFYFEKPPGFEYTAGQFADYTLLDPAETDAEGDTRGFSLTSAPYEPRLMATTRLRDTAFKRVLRDLPIGAELALDAPYGSFTLHHNVARPAVFLTGGIGITPVRSIGLQAAHDRTAHKIIVLYSNKRPEDAAFLDELRGLDETHGNFTLAATMTQPETSRLGWDGETGHVDTPMLSRYIDDLTAPVYYLSGPATMVSAMRGVLTAAGVDADDIRTEEFTGY
- a CDS encoding VOC family protein — translated: MEQATVASAVISVADLDRSVDFYRDVFECKVSLREGEAALMLAPGGFQLYLIEKGSRAQHPSGGIGVQYLMWAIASPAGLARLEQSLHARDRHTHAHTSGGVRFVESQDPDGIRLVIAQPSPDERPRSMLDLLLYV
- a CDS encoding glycoside hydrolase family 15 protein — its product is MTLGSAIGRTSRRAGFAPLRSYAVIGDGRTVALIADDGAIDWLSWPDLDSPSVFAALLDPEGGSFTLAPTVPFRTTRRYLPGTNVLETTFITEVGVARVVDAMTLRGNGLGPSRELQRRIQGDDGRVPMAWQVRPRFDYGRRPTHIARRAGVAVASSGSDALAVLVSPLTSTHIDASTIRGTFDATPDTPVLIALSGAHQEPLVFPTRRELDERFAHTVTSWREWTATLTLPGSWRDAVARSALALKLLVFAPSGAVAAAATTSLPEELGGERNWDYRFSWVRDSAFTLSALLRLGCAPEAQAYLWWLLQATQLTHPRLQPLYRLDGGPTATESVLRMAGYRDSGPVRVGNAAARQHQLDSYGELLQTVWLYTESGGRLDSEIGRRMAEIADLLCRSWHERDAGIWEVRSAPAHFTHSKMMCWVALDCAGRLADRGLIPDKHRARWRAEAETCRDFIEQRCYSEVHRSYTRHADGEELDASVLLGLLSGYGEAGSARWHTTVDALRRHLGHGPYLYRYTGEDGLTGSEGAFVSCSFWLVEALARTGRAADATTLMDELITLSNDVGIYAEEIDPETGAFLGNLPQGLSHLALISAATAIAEERAR
- a CDS encoding aldehyde dehydrogenase, producing the protein MSMMTDMMKAMPMPSMTGMNMDMTMMQGCMEACSAAAMAATMCADADSGENMGRCASMCMNTADVATATMRMMMRTGGYDMKVMSSMMTACMVMGEACAAECGSHAEMSEHCRICASACRAMVEACSKMMSGMKG